A window from Peromyscus eremicus chromosome 1, PerEre_H2_v1, whole genome shotgun sequence encodes these proteins:
- the Cd5 gene encoding T-cell surface glycoprotein CD5 — protein sequence MSEQGYKLMSLATQEVWRGKGCWVLGLQVTLSGSNSKCQGTLEVQRGNVRSTVCSSSWSWSQDHRRIPQEASALCQQLGCGTALVLNHVSSWNTPQNQVLCHGPPLSFSNCSSKSSPARCPPLSLICQEPQKTTPPPTTTPPPTTPEPTAPPRLQLVPGRRGLRCAGVVEFYNGSRGGTVLYKAKDRPLGLGNLICNALQCGSFLAHLLEPEAAGTPAPEELTGPKPLPIRWEAQNASCATMQQCFQKTTPQEGGQALSVICSDFQPKVQSRLVGGSGVCEGIAEVRQGSQWTALCDSSVARGPARWEELCQEQQCGDLISFHALDADKTSPGLVCTQEKLSRCYQLQKKKPCKRVFITCQDPNPAGLAPGTVASIILSLVLLVVLLVMCGPLIYKKLVKKVRQKKQRQWIGPTGVNQSMSFHRSHTATVRSQVENPAASHVDNEYSQPPRNSHLSAYPALEGALHRSSTQPDNSSDSDYDLHVAQRL from the exons GTCTCCAGGTGACATTAAGTGGCTCCAACTCCAAGTGTCAGGGTACGCTGGAGGTCCAGAGGGGCAATGTGAGGAGCACTGTGTGCAGTTCCAGTTGGAGCTGGAGCCAGGACCACCGGAGAATCCCCCAGGAGGCCTCTGCACTGTGCCAGCAGCTGGGATGTGGCACTGCCTTGGTCCTCAACCACGTGTCTTCATGGAACACGCCCCAGAATCAGGTCCTCTGCCATGGACCCCCATTGTCTTTCTCCAACTGCAGCAGCAAAAGTTCACCAGCCAGGTGCCCTCCACTGAGCCTGATCTGCCAAG AGCCCCAGAAGACAACACCTCCACCCACaactaccccaccccccaccacaccaGAGCCCACAG ctcctcccaggtTGCAGCTGGTGCCAGGACGCAGGGGCCTGAGGTGCGCGGGTGTGGTGGAATTCTACAATGGCAGCAGAGGTGGCACTGTCCTCTACAAGGCCAAGGACAGGCCCCTGGGCCTGGGGAACCTCATCTGCAATGCTCTGCAGTGTGGATCTTTCTTGGCACATCTGTTGGAGCCAGAGGCAGCAGGAACACCAGCTCCTGAAGAGCTGACGGGCCCCAAACCCTTGCCAATCCGATGGGAGGCGCAGAACGCGAGCTGTGCCACGATGCAGCAGTGCTTCCAGAAAACGACGCCCCAGGAGGGCGGCCAGGCGCTGTCGGTCATCTGCTCCG ATTTCCAGCCCAAGGTTCAGAGCCGCCTGGTGGGGGGCAGCGGCGTGTGTGAGGGCATCGCTGAGGTGCGCCAGGGATCACAGTGGACTGCCCTGTGCGACAGTTCTGTGGCCAGGGGTCCGGCACGGTGGGAGGAGCTGTGTCAGGAGCAGCAATGTGGTGACCTCATCTCCTTCCATGCGCTGGATGCTGACAAGACCTCCCCGGGGCTCGTCTGTACCCAGGAGAAGCTGTCTCGGTGTTAccagcttcagaaaaaaaaaccctgcaagaGGGTGTTCATCACAT GCCAAGACCCAAACCCAGCGGGCCTGGCCCCAGGCACCGTGGCCAGCATCATCCtgagccttgttctcctggtggtGCTGCTGGTCATGTGCGGGCCTCTGATCTACAAGAAGCTGGTGAAGAAAG TCCGTCAGAAGAAGCAGCGTCAATGGATTGGTCCCACGGGAGTGAACCAGAGCA TGTCTTTCCACCGCAGCCACACGGCAACGGTCCGGTCCCAGGTTGAGAACCCAGCAGCCTCTCATGTGGACAACGAATACAGCCAGCCCCCCAGGAACTCCCACCTGTCTGCTTATCCAG CTCTGGAAGGGGCCCTACACAGGTCTTCCACCCAGCCTGACAACTCCTCTGATAGTGATTATGACCTGCACGTGGCACAGAGACTGTAA